One segment of Candidatus Margulisiibacteriota bacterium DNA contains the following:
- a CDS encoding rubrerythrin family protein: MKSLKGTKTERILLTAFAGESQARNRYTYAAGVAVKEGYEQIAAVFLETADNEKEHAQRFYRFLEGGMVEINGTYPAGVITSTDNNLRDAAAGEHLEWTMLYVDAASIAREEGFPEVATQFDRIAEVENQHEKRYLNLLQNLEEKQVFRRSVSVEWKCRNCGYHHFGEEAPKSCPACAHPQAYFELFVPTY; encoded by the coding sequence ATGAAAAGCCTTAAAGGTACTAAGACCGAACGAATTCTACTTACTGCATTTGCAGGGGAGTCGCAAGCAAGGAACAGGTATACTTATGCTGCCGGGGTTGCAGTAAAAGAAGGGTACGAACAAATCGCGGCAGTTTTTCTGGAAACTGCCGATAACGAAAAAGAGCACGCCCAGAGGTTCTACCGTTTTTTAGAAGGGGGCATGGTAGAAATAAATGGTACGTATCCTGCGGGAGTCATTACCTCAACCGATAATAATCTTAGGGACGCAGCGGCAGGAGAGCATTTGGAATGGACTATGTTATATGTTGATGCTGCAAGCATTGCGAGGGAAGAAGGGTTCCCTGAAGTTGCTACCCAATTTGACCGGATTGCGGAAGTGGAAAATCAGCACGAAAAGAGATACCTGAACTTATTACAAAATCTGGAAGAAAAACAAGTGTTTCGTAGGTCAGTGTCAGTTGAATGGAAATGCCGGAATTGTGGGTACCATCATTTCGGGGAAGAAGCACCAAAATCCTGCCCGGCATGCGCACATCCGCAAGCATATTTCGAACTGTTTGTTCCGACGTATTAA